Proteins encoded by one window of Candidatus Latescibacter sp.:
- a CDS encoding dihydrodipicolinate synthase family protein, whose product MKTTPKIYGVLPVLQMPYRADDAIDYDVLAQEIDHVIKAGSDGVVLALASELIRLTHEERLELTVKIPGMVAGRVTVTISCGAETVKSAVGYAQAAERAGADAVMAIPPAAARFPEQAIFEYYRAIHDAVYIPLVIQDASGYLGQPLSVNFLARLRNELSPRVYFKPEAQPIGQTISRLQAALKKDGVIFDGTGGLQLIDSYRRGVSGTMPGSDLVEGIIEIWRALAQDDDKRAYDVYFPLAAIVILQTSSLEAFLTIEKYILMKQGIFRNTLVRKPSGFDLDSETAAEVDRLYALYEKALKKR is encoded by the coding sequence ATGAAAACCACTCCGAAAATATACGGTGTTTTACCCGTGCTCCAAATGCCGTACCGAGCGGACGACGCCATCGACTATGATGTGCTCGCGCAGGAGATCGACCATGTGATCAAGGCCGGAAGCGACGGGGTGGTTCTTGCTCTGGCTTCCGAGCTTATCCGGCTCACTCACGAAGAACGCCTGGAATTGACCGTCAAAATACCGGGAATGGTCGCCGGGAGGGTCACTGTGACCATCTCATGCGGCGCCGAAACGGTCAAAAGCGCTGTCGGTTACGCGCAGGCAGCCGAACGGGCAGGCGCCGATGCGGTTATGGCCATCCCTCCGGCAGCGGCCAGGTTTCCCGAACAAGCAATTTTCGAGTATTACAGGGCCATCCATGACGCCGTCTATATTCCCCTGGTTATCCAGGACGCCAGCGGGTACCTGGGCCAGCCCCTTTCTGTGAATTTCCTGGCACGGCTCAGGAATGAGCTTTCGCCGCGAGTGTATTTCAAACCGGAAGCCCAGCCCATCGGACAGACTATCAGCCGTCTCCAGGCGGCGTTGAAAAAAGACGGTGTAATTTTCGATGGAACCGGCGGCCTTCAGCTCATCGATTCGTACCGGCGGGGGGTTTCCGGCACGATGCCCGGCAGCGACCTGGTCGAGGGTATAATCGAGATATGGCGGGCGCTGGCGCAGGATGATGACAAAAGGGCCTATGATGTGTATTTCCCCCTTGCAGCCATCGTGATCCTCCAGACATCTTCTCTTGAAGCTTTCCTGACCATTGAAAAGTATATACTCATGAAACAGGGGATTTTTCGGAACACTCTTGTCCGCAAGCCCAGCGGTTTTGATCTCGATTCCGAGACCGCCGCCGAAGTCGACCGTCTGTATGCGCTTTATGAGAAGGCGCTGAAAAAACGATAG